Proteins from a single region of Antechinus flavipes isolate AdamAnt ecotype Samford, QLD, Australia chromosome 2, AdamAnt_v2, whole genome shotgun sequence:
- the ZHX3 gene encoding zinc fingers and homeoboxes protein 3 has product MASKRKSTTPCMIPVKTVVLQETEADPVEGFNEGTQQELPPETSTVNDAVNNNNNNNGTLSNGHRSTFDGDSYICKYCDFGSQDMNQFMGHMNSEHTDFNKDPSFVCIECNFMAKTSEGLSLHNAKCHTGEISFIWNVAKQDNHLTIEQIISDSTSSHDLSGESYEEGIDGQAEIIITKTPIMKIMKGKAEAKKIHTLKENLPNPSAGENLLNQPSGENLLSQSVGETEMKESDHSFTNGSVPVSQATSNPVKTSHVANGPLIGTVPVLPAGIAQFLSIQQQPQVHTQHHHHQPLPTSKSLPKVMIPLSSIPTYNAAMDSNSFLKNSFHKFPYPTKAELCYLTVVTKYPEEQLKIWFTAQRLKQGISWSPEEIEDARKKMFNTVIQSVPQPTITVLNTPLVANAGNVQHLIQAALPGHVVTGQPEGTGGLLVTQPIMANGLQGTSSSLTLAVTSVPKQPAVAPHNTVCSNTASTVKVVNAAQSLLTACPTITSQAFLDSSIYKNKKSHEQLSALKGSFCRNQFPGQGEVEHLTKITGLTTREVRKWFSDRRYHCRNLKGTRSMLPGDSSSMIMDSTPDVTFTLSPKAPDLACVTTATTPGIHHSAKRQSWHQTPDFTPTKYKERAPEQLRALESSFAQNPLPLEEEVDRLRSETKMTRREIDSWFSERRKKKSAEENKKSEEAASQEEEEAEEDCGEEDPADEWRASNENGSSEAAGSDHPRVERKVSPIKINLKNLRVTEANGRNESVGLSTNDHEDEQGLSKSLEQPKNKVNYKKTAQQRHLLRQLFVQTQWPTNQEYDGLVSQSGLPRAEVVRWFGDSRYALKNGQLKWYEDYKHGNFPPGLLVISPSNRELLQDYYKTHKTLYEDDLQGLCDKTQMSSQQVKLWFAEKMGEETRAVSDTCSEDQYSSTGEQAGNHKGTCDTYSEVSENSECWEPSGQEISSEPFDTLSPQAGIQLEAD; this is encoded by the exons ATGGCCAGCAAACGGAAATCTACCACCCCTTGCATGATACCAGTAAAAACTGTGGTGTTACAGGAAACAGAAGCAGACCCTGTTGAAGGTTTTAACGAAGGAACTCAGCAAGAGTTACCTCCTGAAACTTCTACTGTTAATGATGctgttaacaacaacaataataataatggaacaCTATCTAATGGGCATCGAAGTACTTTTGATGGTGATTCttacatatgtaaatattgtGATTTTGGGTCTCAAGACATGAATCAATTTATGGGGCATATGAACTCAGAACACACAGACTTTAATAAAGACCCCTCTTTTGTATGTATTGAATGCAATTTTATGGCAAAAACCTCTGAAGGGCTTTCACTCCACAATGCCAAATGTCATACTGGTGAAATCAGCTTCATTTGGAATGTGGCCAAACAGGACAATCATTTAACTATAGAACAAATCATCTCTGATAGCACCAGCAGTCACGACCTTTCAGGGGAATCCTATGAAGAAGGGATAGATGGACAAGctgaaattattattactaaaactccaattatgaagataatgaaagGGAAAGCTGAAGCCAAAAAAATTCACACACTGAAGGAGAACTTGCCAAATCCATCTGCTGGAGAGAATTTATTAAATCAGCCATCTGGAGAGAACTTACTCAGTCAGTCAGTTGGTGAAACTGAGATGAAAGAGAGTGACCATTCTTTCACCAATGGATCTGTCCCGGTCAGCCAGGCAACCAGCAACCCTGTGAAAACTTCACACGTTGCCAATGGCCCGCTAATTGGAACCGTGCCTGTTTTACCTGCTGGCATAGCTCAGTTTCTATCTATTCAACAGCAGCCCCAAGTGCATACACAACACCATCACCACCAGCCACTGCCTACATCTAAGTCACTTCCCAAAGTGATGATTCCATTGAGCAGCATTCCAACATACAATGCAGCCATGGACTCAAATAGCTTCCTGAAAAACTCTTTCCATAAGTTTCCTTACCCAACCAAAGCTGAGCTTTGCTACTTGACTGTTGTGACCAAGTACCCTGAAGAACAACTAAAAATTTGGTTTACTGCCCAAAGATTGAAGCAAGGTATCAGTTGGTCCCCTGAGGAGATAGAAGATGCAAGGAAAAAGATGTTTAACACAGTTATCCAGTCAGTACCTCAGCCTACAATCACAGTTTTAAATACTCCTTTGGTTGCCAATGCTGGCAACGTCCAACATCTCATTCAGGCTGCCTTACCCGGTCATGTTGTTACAGGGCAACCAGAAGGTACAGGCGGATTGCTGGTTACTCAGCCAATAATGGCCAATGGGCTACAGGGGACAAGTTCCTCTCTCACCTTAGCGGTTACCTCTGTTCCCAAGCAGCCAGCTGTTGCACCACATAACACTGTTTGCTCAAATACTGCATCCACCGTGAAGGTGGTAAATGCTGCTCAGTCTCTGCTCACTGCATGTCCAACTATAACTTCCCAAGCTTTCTTAGATTCTAgcatctacaaaaataaaaaatctcatgAACAGCTATCAGCTTTGAAAGGTAGCTTTTGTAGGAATCAGTTCCCTGGACAAGGTGAAGTAGAGCACTTGACCAAAATCACAGGCCTCACTACAAGGGAGGTTCGAAAATGGTTCAGTGATCGAAGATATCATTGCAGAAATCTGAAAGGTACTCGGAGCATGTTACCCGGAGATAGTAGTTCTATGATTATGGATTCCACACCTGATGTTACCTTCACTCTGTCACCCAAAGCACCTGACTTAGCCTGTGTGACAACAGCAACAACACCAGGAATTCATCACTCAGCCAAACGGCAATCCTGGCATCAGACACCAGATTTCACCCCAACAAAATATAAGGAGAGAGCTCCAGAACAGCTCAGAGCCTTGGAAAGCAGTTTTGCACAAAATCCTCTTCCCCTTGAGGAAGAAGTAGACCGACTGAGAAGTGAAACCAAAATGACCAGAAGAGAAATCGATAGCTGGTTTTCAGAGCGGCGGAAAAAAAAGTCcgcagaagagaataaaaaatctgaagaagCAGCTTCTCAGGAGGAAGAAGAGGCTGAGGAAGATTGCGGTGAAGAGGATCCCGCTGATGAGTGGAGGGCTTCAAATGAAAATGGCTCTTCAGAGGCTGCTGGTAGTGACCATCCTCGAGTGGAGCGGAAAGTCAGCCCCATCAAAATCAATCTCAAGAATCTGAGAGTGACAGAGGCCAATGGCAGAAACGAATCAGTAGGACTGAGTACTAATGACCACGAGGATGAGCAAGGTTTGAGCAAATCCCTGGAACAACCCAAGAACAAAGTGAATTATAAAAAGACTGCCCAGCAAAGGCACTTGCTCAGGCAGCTGTTTGTCCAAACCCAGTGGCCAACAAATCAGGAATACGATGGTCTTGTCTCCCAGTCTGGCTTGCCCAGGGCAGAGGTCGTGCGCTGGTTTGGAGACAGCAGATATGCACTTAAAAATGGACAACTGAAGTGGTATGAGGATTATAAGCATGGTAATTTCCCCCCTGGTTTATTGGTCATCAGTCCAAGCAATAGAGAGCTGCTTCAGGATTATTATAAAACCCACAAAACGCTGTATGAAGATGATCTTCAGGGCCTATGTGACAAAACTCAGATGAGCTCACAACAAGTTAAATTGTGGTTTGCTGAAAAAATGGGTGAGGAAACCCGAGCTGTATCTGACACTTGCAGTGAGGACCAGTATTCCAGTACTGGAGAACAAGCAGGAAATCACAAAGGAACATGTGACACCTATTCAGAAGTGTCTGAGAATAGTGAGTGCTGGGAGCCCAGTGGCCAGGAGATCAGTTCAGAACCTTTTGATACACTGAGCCCTCAAGCTGGAATCCAGCTAG aagcaGATTGA